The DNA window CCCACATTACCAAAGAGCAAGTCTGACAAAAACACATTACataaatatttctttccggtcacttttagagggagagggagtagtcataccactaAAAGGGGATACATCGAGAGGTACAATTCAAAACCAATCTCAAATTGTCTAACCtgctggagggggaggggggtaggtaGGGTTAAATATGAATGTGTAGGCTATCTACATATTTAGGAAGGGGGTAGCCTAGGTAGGGTTAAATATGAATGTGTATCTACATATTTAGAAGTTGTTTTAGACGGCTAGGGTACACTAGATTGTAAGAATGAATGAACAGGGAGAGATAATTCTTCCAATAATTAAAACTGTTAAATATGAATGTGTATCTACATATTTAGAAGTTGTTTTAGACGGCTAGGGTACACTAGATTATAAGAATGAACGAACAGGGAGAGATAATTCTTCCAATAATTAAAACTGTTAAATATGAATGTGTATCTACATATTTAGAAGTTGTTTTAGACGGCTAGGGTACACTAGATTATAAGAATGAACGAACAGGGAGCGATAATTCTTCAAATAATTAAAACTCAAACCAGAGCATTTAAACCAATACTCTGCTCTTCTCGTTCTGAGAAGATGCAGGCACAAACAGCCATGAAAACCGATACAGAAATCAGAGCCCCAAACACCTCCGTCACAGGAATGTTCTGAGGCCAGCGCATTCTAGAGGTAGAACACTTAATTCTATTTTCGCAGTTTTTCATTTCTGGCGAAATTGTACACGAACGCTTTGTGTAATTTGATCATAGAGACATTTAAAGAGAAAGTTATGATAAGGTGAGaaaattgacacacacacacacacacacacacacacatatatatatatatatatatatatatatatatatatatatatataaaagcgacaAGGACTAATGGAGACTTGCGAAACtttacaataaatttaaaattaaaactgTCATGCCATACTAAAAACTAGTCGGTCCAAATAGTTTATAAAATCACTTATTCGTGTGATTAATTCACAGATATATTAAAATCTAATTCACATGACAACCTTATACATTAGTATCAGTGAAATAAAATTACACAATTTTCATTAAacttatatgtaaaatatttatcgTAAGGATGACTTAACCATCCTAGAACTTTACTAACTTACTAAATTTAATGTATAAGTTGTTGATAACTTGTTCTATCAATCATACAAGAATACAATTACTACTACATTGGTAAGCGCTGCCCAACTCTGACAAGTCACTGGCACTTCTAAAATATTCAGCAAGCATTTCAATGAGGTACTTTATGGTATGGCATTGAAATTTCTAAAATATTCAACAAACATTAAGAAGAAAAATTTGCCGACATGTCATTGAAATTTCTAAAATATTAAGAaagcatttcaataaaaaaaaaattggtgattgaAATTCAGGCATTTCAAAGAAAAATTAGTCACTGATATGTCTAAAATATTCAGCCAGCATTTCAATGAACAAACATTTTGGTGATAGAAATTTCTAAAATGTTCTAcaagcatttcaaataaaaatttgccGGCAGTTACTTAAATGTCTAAAATATTCAGCCAGCATTTCAATGAAAAACACATTTTGGAGATTGAAATTTCTAAAATGTTCTACAAGCATTTCAAAGAAAAATGTGCCGGCAGTCACtttaatttctaaaatattcagcaagcatttcaatgaaaaaaaaaatttggtgattgaaatttctaaaatatttgCGAACATTTCAATTTAAAACTTTTCGAAATATCACAGAAATTTCTTGAATATTCAGGTACATTTCAATAATGAAAAAAGGAGTCACTGAAATTTCAAAAATTTTCAGCATTTCAAAGAAAACCGAAATTTCTAGAATATTCagtacatttcaataaaaaaaaaagcaagtcacTGAAATTTCTACAATTTTcagaattttaatgaaaaaaactcCGGTATTATTTGACTATTATAGGGctatgtaacctaggaaaaaaaatactttttcctatGGGAAAAATTTCCGCTGGCAAGTCACAACTTAAATTATTGCCCAAATATTCAAGAAAAACTTTAGCAAGtcattaaaatgtttaaatttcagcaaatttcagtgaaaaaatattacaaattcaatgaaaaaaaaaatattacaaattcaatgaaaaaaaaatattacaatttcaatgaaaaaatattacaaGACACAAATGACTAACATAATTTGTGACTTGGGCTTTTAAACAACAATCTAGTAATAAATTTTCCCCTTCAGTAAGGGAACTTCAACGCCAGTTTCCCGGTTCTCAACACACCCATACCTTGAAACAACCCGAATTATGGCTTCTAAAGGACACTCattctcaaataaataaaataatgttttcacCCCTCCCTTCTACAATAGGGGTGGAGTGGGCAATTATTTTACAAGGCCACAAACCAAAGACTAACTTTTTAAAAAAAGGCATCTTTAACCTAAAGGAAATAAAGGATGGACACATTCGATTGCGTGTTAAATAAAAACTATAcaatttcttaaatgaaaaagtAAGCAATGTGAGCGACTTACCCGTGTATCGCCATGGAGGGAAGGTACTAGGTTGCCATAAGCGGCCATAAAACCAAGCCCAGCCATCTTCGACACTTAGGAGCAACACACGCCGTGTATATTATATACCACACTACCAACTGcgcaaccttcctttattttctttaatttctgcccttttcctttctatctctcgCTTTCATCTTACCTTTCAAAATCTTACATTTCGGATAGGACTGAATTTCAACATTTTTATCGAATGAAGAACGGAGGGAGACAAAGACtgagagaggggggagggaaaacttTTGTGAGcacttaacgtttttttttttttcccgaaaacGCCGCCGTCGCTCCTGACGTAGGTGATGCGTCCCTTGGAAAAACACAACGAATACTGATCATCTGACGTTGGTTAACTTGGTTGGTTAACCTGACCCTCCGCTCAACCCCCCCAAAAAAGCCATCTCCCTTGGACCCTCCCCATTAGTCTCTCTACCTTCCCTCCATCCATTCGCTAGCATGGACGAGTTGCAGACTAGCTTTTATTTCTTCAATTTTTCATTTAGATGCAAATACCTtttacagtaaattatattttcttttaattcaaattCAATGAAATTATCTTTCATAAGTACTATTATTTTCGTTGTTACTTAGATTTCATGTGAATTATGATTCTAGTTTTGCCTAACTGACAGTTTATCTCCTACCCTCCCCCCATCAGTTGTGTCGTAAGTGGGCTACCCGACGCTTAAAATCTTCTTTGTTCCCGACGTTCTGGATTTTTGTAAATTCTCTAAAAAATATATCGTTTATTCTTCTTTCCAATTAACATACTTTTCTTCTAGATAGTAATAGCGTACGAGGCTACCTGCATTCTATTAAATCGGGGCTTTCTGATAATGTTGTAAATGATCATCAGGTTCTACATTAGACATggttagagggagagagagagagggggggttgagGAGGTAATGAGAGGCCAATTTGTGTTATTTAAAACGAAATACCGTTAACAATTACTTACACTTGAATGTTTAATGAGATATAGCTAGAAAATATCGAGAGCCATATGTATAATATTCATTTTTCTATACACAGAACAACTTACGCTACTCAATACATATAAGATATAAGAGGCTACTTCAAGAGATGGGAATCATTGAAGCAAAtggaaggaaagaggggggggggggcgaaggagGAGAAATTGGGGGCGAAGGAGgagaaattggggggggggggggacatgagAAAAGGCTACTATCTTGTTGGATGAAACCGAGTTGACAAAAGTGCTTGCGTCCAATGTAGCATTCTGGTTTCACTACACTCACTGGATTGATATGGTTATGAATGAAATAAATGGAATATAAATCTAAGGAAGTATATTATACTTGGAAAATAATGACAAACATGAGAATTTAAGAAATGAAAAGTAGTCTTTTTCATGATGACGTCCTACATCAAGAAGTTTGGAAACCTCGACTACGTCTGGCGAAGAGTTCAAGAATGAAACTACTAAATTTTCCCAATTTTATGATTTCAAATAGCACCAATTCGCTCAGAAGACTTTAAATGAATCATTAATATTATATTCAAGACCATCTTTCACTTGAATATATACTCACGAGGCTAAGCTAGAATGACTTCGCTAATTTTATGAAGACCTTAGTTTCTCTGGAGAGTTTTCAGTGGTCCTCAAGGTCAGTTCAGTTGGCCAGTCTCAATTTTGCCATGAAATTCAGAAACTTCTTATTTACTATTAGAACCTATTTACAATAAGATGATCAATATCATCTTTTCAAGTTAAGCGCTTCTGCATTTACTTAACTTTTGGTAGATTTAAAAATCTGAATAGTTCTGACCACATTACTCGTAAAATTTATACAATTTCAtaccctttacatatatatatatatatatatatatatatatatatatatatatatatatatatatataatcaattagtTGATAATGTACAGATAAACCAAGTTAAAAATTTATacgaatatacataaatacacgggGATTATTAAGCGTTATTTATTACACACGCAGTTTCATACATGTATACATTACTGTTTATTCCATTACCTGTATGACCATTCACAGCTCACATTAAAAGATGGTTTAGCCAGAACATGACACAACTGAACGCGGGCCAATTCGCGGTAAAGTCTAAGGTATTTGCACGTAAGATTctagcactattttttttttttccacttttgaaATTTAATCATAATTCCGCTGCCATTCTGGCTAAATAGTACAGCAATAGACCTATTTTCTTTGAATGAATACTGCGTAATTACAAATATACCAACCACTTTGCTGACTTTTCATATAttaccacttacattattttttttccggaAAAAACACTCATTTGACTAAGTTTTATTGCGTAAACGTTCCCTAACAATATGATTACAAACTTGTTTACTTTTTTGGGGTTTAATCCAactctccactgaagtcgagtgaactacttcttgggcgggtccatatcaatcatctaacgaaacattttcattataacttatacaattctttgattgtagcatcttccaaatcatatgatcttatgAAAAgtagtctttagtttcttcttaattcaattgctcccttaaggtccttcatttcagttggcagtttattatgtcttggcgcacagtagctaaaagccctttcaccaaatttactatttgttcttggttcagatagcctatgtttgtcactcatgtgtcttatgttaacatttgtttctagttctagtttgttcagacattcttttagatattttggttcagtatcttaaacattagtagtaagagtagcttgtatgcaattctcgcctttaccggcagccagtgtaatttaattagtgcaggggtaactcttttgATATGTTGTTTATCGATGTATACGTTTCATGTTCGTGTCTTCTAAGTTGTAGTTTTCATGAAAGGGATTGTAATGTCAAAATAGTAATCCTTCCCAACGTTCAATAGACTTTGTCACACCAAAACATGTATTTGCAATTTCTGGGGTCTAAGTTCCTTCGAACGAAATTGCACTCGGTTTTCTTGCCAGTACACTAAGCTACCAAGCTCAGTGTTAAAATGAAACCAGCTTATTTAACTTTGGTATTTTCTTCATACAAGATGCAAATACATTAAAGCATTCATTAATCTACCAGTGAAATGTATAATAAAATTTGTTTTAGCGATAAAAAGTAGGGGAAAAAAAGAAGAGGGAGGCACCTGCAATAAAATCTACGAGATTTTAACGCCACGTTTGATGTCTAAATCTGAACACTCCTctacaaccattattattattattattattattattattattattattattattattattattattggccaagctacaaccctaatatgaaaagcaagatgttttaagccaaagggctccaatagagaaaaatagcccagtgaggaaaggaaataaggaaataaataaatgatgagaacaaattaacaataaatcattctaaaaatagtaacagggCGTCtttacaatctaaaaaaaaaatacattacaaaaacaaatgaacataaaaatataatgaaatgattACAAAATGAGTAGATACTaaagttatttttccttattttagaaACCATTAGTTACACGAGGTACAGCATtactacaagttaagctacaacctaagttggaaaagctagatgctataagcccaagggctccaacagggaacaatagcccagtgaggagaggaaacaaggaaacaaacaaactacaagacgtaaaaagcaatcaaaataaaatattctatgaacagtaacaacattaaattagattttacatatataaactatataaactttagaaacaagaggaagagaaataacatagatcaatgtgcctgagtgtaccccccaAGACGGTACTCAACTCCTTGCCATGTTTGCTGTAGCATAACCCCACTAATGGTGGTATCCGTGATATCTTCAACataatctttagaaaaaaaaaaaaaaaaaaaagattccaggggtaatgatatctggtgaacgTGATTATACCAaagtgcagctcttctaggagaaagacactccaagatcaaaccattgttctctagtctcgtcTTAGGTaagccatagcatctgtaccatggtctttcactgtcttgggttagagttctcttgcttgagggtacactcaggcacactattctatcttatttctcttcctcttgttttgtttaagtttttatatttcatgttgttactgtacttgaaaaattttatttttcctcgtttcctttcctcactaggctactttccctgttggagtccatgggtttatagcatcctgcttttccaagcagggttgtagcttagcaagtaaaaaaaaaaaaaaaaaaaaaaaaacaataataacaagtgagcaagtcctgaacgcggacatggtcctcgtagaggacatacctccgccaaggtgacctagagcgccatatgtcctagaatcatgaattgatgtgacttcgaccttcacatgaccttgaccttcacgtgaccttcaagtgaccttgaccttcacgtgaccttgaccttcacatgaccttggcttcaagtgaccttgatcttcaaatgtacttgaccttcacgtgaccttgaccttcaggtgaccttgaccttcacgtgaccttgaccttcacgtgaccttgaccttcaagtgacctgcttgacttttgaccttcaagtgatctttgttcatttgccactgatacttaatatgacattgatataatgcaccaatatgaccttgacctttgacctttataaatttgaacatcacccatgggttgcgcctggactaggacttccctgttggcttatgcaaaagtcagtgctttatttctgtctcttgatatggccacttatgtcatagtgacaccagtgacccctgtgaccttgaccttggggtgaccttgaccaaaatttaatcagttcttccatacacattggggaactacttggccaagtttgaagtgattccgtgtagaaatgtggcctctacgttgtccacagacagacagacaaacagagaaacaaacaaaccgaaccgaaaacataccctcctggcggaggtaataataataataataataataataataataatcccttccaTTCCAACGGactggaaatgttttattttggaaCCCCGGTACATGCAGTCCATAATCTAGTTGGACGCCATCTTGCTGGAAAATAACAAACATTCAACAGTACTTATATCTTCTTTTTTCCTTTAGACAGGGGTGTAACTTCTTTCCTTCAAGTTTCTCAGCAAGCCTTAAGCCTGAAATTAGGTTGCTGGCCTCACGACTTTTTCTTAATTTCAGAAAAGGAatggatatatttttttaaagtgtatatCTTTACTCTCTCACTCCCTAGTTTTCAGTGATACATAAAACCTAGAATCATCATCTTCTAAACACTCCTTCATTTACGAAAAATCTCTTTCAACACTGCTTCTCGTGGGGTAGTCTGAACACCATGACAGAGTCCTTGAGATGCAGGAGTCTAGCCGAATCCCGCAAGACGTCTTGACTTCCCAGATCACGGAGAAGGCCTCTACTGCGCATACCCTTGACGAGGTCTGAAGTAACTACTCCACTATCAGGTACATGGGTTGAACGAGAGAGGACAATACCTGAGTAGGAGATTTATAACTTCAGGTTTTTGAGAAGAATGGTTTTAGATTTATTGCCAAAGAGGCAATTACCATATCACCTTCTATGCAGGCAAGTGCTCTCTATGTCTTTCACCATTTTTTTAAcatcacccattattattattattattattattattattattattattattattattattattattacttgctaagctacaaccctagttggaaaagctgaatgctataagcccaggggctccaacagggaaaatagcccagtgaggaaaggaaacaaggaaataagagaattaataaacctttaaaattaaatattctaagaacagtaaaaacaattataataaatatttcctatataaactataaaaactgtaaaactataaaaacaaaataagagttagaaaaataagatagaatagtgtgcccgagtgtaccctcaagcaagagaactctaacccaaggcatcaACATTgtatcacctattattattattattatcattatcattattattattattattattaattgctaagctatagccctaattggaaaagcaggatgctataagcccaagggctccaacagggaaaatatcacaaaaaaaaaaagaagtggggTCAGTGACTTCAATCGCAAAGATAAGATAAAACAAGATAAGATATAGGAAGTCTGAACCCCTTGGGTGCCAGCCATCCCCAACCGATGATactggtgagatactaccgctagagaattatggggtcctttgactggttagacagcgCTACagtggatgcttctctctggttacggttctttccctttgcgtacacatacgccgaatagtctggcctattctttacagattctcctctattctcatacacttgacaacaagttttcttcacccaaggagttaactactgcaatgtaattgttcaatggctactttcctcttgataagggtggaagagactctttagctttggtaagcggctcttctaggagaaggacactccaaaatcaaaccattgttctctaatcttgggtagggccatagcctctgtaccatgctcttccactgtcttgggttagagttctcttccttgagggtacactcaggcactcatttctatttaatttctcttcctctggttttgttagtttttatagtttatataggaaatatttattttaatgttgttatactgttcttaaattattttatttttccttgtttcctttcttcactgggctattttccctgttggggcccttaggcttatagcatcctgcttttccaactagggttgtagcttagcaaataataataataataataataataataataataataataataataataatatggtggaaCATAAGAATATAAACAAATACCACAAGAAATGCAAAATGGAACAAGGTTAGAACTTAGGGCTTTTACGTTTATTCAATTTctggtataaaaataaaaataaaaataaaatatcctaatttCTTTTTGTTCAATTTCATTATTTAACCCAAAAGTAGAAAAAATTGCATGAACCTTTACccttgttatacacacacacacacacacacacacacacacacacacatatatatatatatatatatatatatatatatatatatatatatatatatgtataaataaataaatatatatatatatatatatatatatatatatatatatatatatatatatatatgtatatatatctatatatatatatatatatatatatatatatatatactgtatatatactgagaAATACAAAAGTGCATAGAAAATAACACAGAAACTTTGTTCCAAAAATCCTTACCTTTACAAGCGTGTTTCGCCAAGTTATCCAGAAAGGTATCTAGCGACTCCTTGGGCAGGGGTTCGCCAACCCCTAGACTCAGCACCCAGTCGTACATCTGCTTCAGATTGAAGGGCTGAGTCGCGTCCATTTCCTTCACGAATCCTCCGCTTAACAATCCTACGTTTTGTGATCCGTCGTAGCCTGAATTACGTATTATAGTAAGTTTTTTATAGATGTTCTTTTTTTTAGTAtggtatattttgttatttttattcagAGGGGAGGTTTTATAAATACATGTTTTCCAAGAATAAAAGATATATTCATACAAGAAACTTGTAAATAACATCGTGTGTGCTAATATTtacgcgttatatatatatatatatatatatatatatatatatatatatatatatgtatatataatttatatatatgtatatatacatatatatatatatatatatatatatatatatatatatatatatatatatatatatatatatatatatatatatatatatacacatacgtatatagcctaaatatacaaacagatgcatatatatacatacatatatacattaaattatatatatatatatatatatatatatatatatatatatatatatgtatatatatatatatatatatatatgtatatatatatataaaaccacgaaCCTTCCCATGACTTAATAACTCTGGACTTATTCCTGAGTCCTGCAGCATCCATTTCACTCTTGTAATTGCTCTCCAAATATTCTTCTTCTGCAAGATTATCAACATGAATTACGTTGTGACTAATCCGATAGAAACATCGTCCATAATGTCCTAAGCCAGCGCTTACCTCCAGTATGGAAGACCAGCCAAATATCTCTTCCAGGCTACGACAGAGCTGGAAAAAGTGTGTGAACATTACGatcaaatgttctctctctctctctctctctctctctctctctctctctctctctctctctctctctctctctctctctctctctctctctctctctctctctctctcaatgttgtacagtaaatacttttttgttgagcaggctgacataggtctctttcttatagtttatatatgaaagatctgttttaataatgttactgttcttaaaatatttcattttcattcttcattacttctcatatattttatttatttccttacttccttttatCACAGggctaattttccatgttggagtccttgggctaatagcaccCTGTTTTACCagctagggtgtagcttagctaataataataataataataataataacaataataataataataacctctattTACCAAGAcaccccaattttggtgggtagccgacatcaaacagagGAACaaaagggtgaagaagaattgtttggtaatctcagtgttgtcaggtgtatgaggatagatgagaatctgaaaagaataggccagactattcggtgtatgtgtaggcacatggaaagtgaaccgtaaccagagagaagatcaatgtagtactgtctggctagtcaaaggaccccataactctcttagcggtagtatctcaaagggtggctggtgccctggccaatctactactattactatgaactcagagagagagagagagagagagagagagagagagagagagagagagagagagagagagagagagagagagaatattcgtaaATAATCGGACTTAATTTTACCTGATAACAAAATTGACATCAAAAGAGAAAGGAGTAATATCTGCATTTATCATTACGATACATCTCCATTAAAATCGTCAATGAATTATCATTACCTTGCCGTCCCATATCTCGTTACCATTGATAAAAACGTGATTTTCTTCCAGACAAAAGGCCCCGTTCTGGAGTAATGTCTGACCGTCACAGAGAGTATAGTTCTCCCAAGACGTCGGCTCTAAGGGTCTTGATTTCTCCTCCTCTATGGAATCAAACTTGAAATTTTCGACATGGCCCTTTTCTTCTTTGGTTTCTTCTGCTTTCCCCTCTTCCTTTCTGACATCATTGTATGCTTCCTCCTTGACGTCATCATGTGC is part of the Palaemon carinicauda isolate YSFRI2023 chromosome 15, ASM3689809v2, whole genome shotgun sequence genome and encodes:
- the LOC137654397 gene encoding uncharacterized protein, with the protein product MENFRVFAKRYFVVRRYRALLAGVLIPLSIYLIVTSSENYLMTSEASRRERSVKSAETQVGSNAKRLADHPLKNHHFRRRSTTTSNDSQGNGDSEESTTKASFPVEGLHPLFVNPGSPYNDVREETHDGLREETHEEVKEEAHDDVREEAHDDVKEEAHDDVKEEAYNDVRKEEGKAEETKEEKGHVENFKFDSIEEEKSRPLEPTSWENYTLCDGQTLLQNGAFCLEENHVFINGNEIWDGKLCRSLEEIFGWSSILEVSAGLGHYGRCFYRISHNVIHVDNLAEEEYLESNYKSEMDAAGLRNKSRVIKSWEGYDGSQNVGLLSGGFVKEMDATQPFNLKQMYDWVLSLGVGEPLPKESLDTFLDNLAKHACKGIVLSRSTHVPDSGVVTSDLVKGMRSRGLLRDLGSQDVLRDSARLLHLKDSVMVFRLPHEKQC